The Collimonas fungivorans Ter331 genome has a segment encoding these proteins:
- a CDS encoding NAD(P)/FAD-dependent oxidoreductase, which yields MNIANDTPSTARKPALAVIGNGMAGMRTVEELLKLAPDLYDITVFGAEPHGNYNRILLSPLLAGDKSMDDIMLNTPEWYRQHGITLHAGDPVTGIDRQRRIVRSRAGIELRYDRLLLATGSKPFIIPVPGHQLPGVIAFRDIQDVETMLAAARSHRHAVVIGGGLLGLEAANGLLRQGMDVTVVHVMDSLMERQLDKSAAVLLKKALEQKGLRFLLNAQTAEIIGAEQVTAVRFKDGTEIPADLVVMTAGVRPNIELAQQAGLHCERAIVVDDTLQTYDPRIYAVGECVQHRMATFGLVAPIWDQARVCGAHLAGAGHRRYVQQATATKLKVTGVDLYSAGDFIGGEGSEDLVLRDPRRGIYKRLVIKGPHIVGAVLYGDVKDGPWYFEMIQGRTDISALRSQLLFGQALCAQAA from the coding sequence ATGAACATCGCAAATGACACGCCATCGACAGCCAGGAAACCGGCGCTGGCGGTGATCGGCAACGGCATGGCTGGCATGCGCACGGTCGAAGAACTGCTGAAGCTGGCGCCGGACCTGTACGACATCACCGTGTTCGGCGCCGAGCCGCACGGCAACTACAACCGCATCCTGCTGTCGCCGCTGCTGGCGGGCGACAAGAGCATGGACGACATCATGCTCAATACGCCGGAGTGGTACCGGCAGCACGGGATCACGCTGCATGCCGGCGATCCGGTGACCGGCATAGACCGGCAGCGCCGGATTGTCCGCTCGCGCGCCGGCATCGAGCTGCGCTACGACCGCCTGCTGCTGGCGACCGGCTCCAAGCCCTTCATCATTCCGGTGCCGGGCCATCAACTGCCGGGCGTGATCGCCTTCCGCGATATCCAGGACGTCGAAACCATGCTGGCGGCGGCGCGCAGCCATCGCCATGCAGTGGTCATCGGCGGCGGCCTGCTCGGGCTGGAAGCCGCCAACGGCCTGTTGCGGCAAGGCATGGATGTGACGGTAGTGCATGTCATGGACAGCCTGATGGAAAGGCAGCTGGACAAGTCGGCGGCGGTCTTGCTGAAGAAGGCGCTGGAACAGAAAGGCCTGCGGTTTTTACTGAACGCTCAGACCGCTGAAATTATCGGCGCCGAACAAGTCACCGCGGTGCGCTTCAAGGATGGCACCGAGATTCCTGCCGACCTGGTGGTCATGACCGCCGGCGTCCGTCCCAATATCGAACTGGCGCAGCAGGCCGGCCTGCATTGTGAACGTGCGATCGTGGTCGACGATACCTTGCAGACCTACGATCCGCGCATCTATGCGGTAGGCGAATGTGTGCAGCACCGCATGGCGACTTTCGGCCTGGTGGCGCCGATCTGGGACCAGGCGCGCGTATGCGGCGCCCACCTGGCCGGCGCCGGCCATCGGCGTTATGTGCAGCAGGCCACCGCCACCAAGCTCAAGGTTACCGGCGTCGACTTGTATTCGGCTGGCGATTTCATCGGCGGCGAAGGCAGCGAAGACCTGGTGCTGCGCGATCCGCGCCGCGGCATCTACAAGCGGCTGGTGATCAAAGGCCCGCATATCGTCGGCGCGGTATTGTATGGCGACGTCAAGGACGGCCCCTGGTATTTCGAGATGATCCAGGGCCGCACCGATATTTCGGCGCTGCGCAGCCAGCTGCTGTTCGGCCAGGCGCTGTGCGCCCAGGCCGCCTGA
- the nirB gene encoding nitrite reductase large subunit NirB, producing the protein MKIIVIGHGMVGHKFLECLAEAGTPGMAVTVLCEEPRPAYDRVHLSEFFSGKSAQDLSLVAPGFFEANSHIELKLNAKAQLIDSIARTVTVNVGGAIEILSYDKLVIATGSYPFVPTLAGNQRKDCFVYRTIEDLEAMLECGKRSRSGVVIGGGLLGLECAKALRDMQLETHVVEFAPRLMAVQVDESGGRILRQKIEELGVTAHTQKNTLEIVDGKSGTHRMNFDDGSHLDTDMIVFSAGIRPRDELARDSGLKVGERGGIVIDNSCRSSDPDIYAIGECALWNGRIFGLVAPGYDMARIAAKHMLTVDGSTAVPEFSGADMSTKLKLMGVDVASIGDPHGKEAGSRSYQFTDERKQIYKKIVVSECGKYLLGGVMVGDASEYGTLLQMMLNRIELPASPEFLILPQADGQARVGLGVDALPETAQICSCNNVSKGDLCAAVSAGATSIGALKSCTKAGTSCGGCVALVTQIMKSEMKKQGVAVNNHVCEHFPYSRQELFHLVKVGQIKTFGALLEQHGKGLGCDICKPVTASILASCWNDFVLKKEHASLQDSNDYFLGNIQKDGTYSVVPRMAGGEVTPDGLIAVGQVAKKYGLYTKITGGQRVDLFGARVEQLPLIWEELIAAGFESGHAYGKSLRTVKSCVGSTWCRYGVDDSVGLAIALENRYKGLRAPHKIKFGVSGCTRECAEAQGKDVGIIATEKGWNLYVCGNGGMKPRHAELLASDLDKATLIQTIDRFLMFYIRTADRLQRTSVWRDNLEGGLDYLKQVVVDDKLHIAAELEADMQHVVDTYECEWKHAVTDAETRKRFQHFVNSEQADNNVVFMQERGQIRPATIEERKRINIPVVVETV; encoded by the coding sequence ATGAAAATCATCGTCATCGGTCACGGCATGGTCGGCCACAAGTTCCTGGAATGCCTGGCCGAGGCCGGCACGCCAGGGATGGCAGTCACTGTGCTGTGCGAAGAACCGCGCCCGGCTTACGACCGCGTCCACCTGTCGGAATTCTTTTCGGGCAAATCGGCGCAAGACCTGTCGCTGGTGGCGCCCGGCTTTTTCGAAGCCAACAGCCATATCGAACTGAAGCTGAACGCCAAGGCGCAACTGATCGACAGCATCGCCAGGACCGTGACGGTGAATGTCGGCGGCGCCATCGAAATCCTGTCGTACGACAAGCTGGTGATCGCGACCGGCTCCTATCCGTTTGTGCCGACCCTTGCCGGCAACCAGCGCAAGGATTGTTTTGTCTACCGCACCATCGAGGATCTGGAAGCGATGCTGGAATGCGGCAAACGGTCGCGCAGCGGCGTCGTCATCGGCGGCGGCCTGCTCGGGCTGGAATGCGCCAAGGCTTTGCGCGACATGCAGCTGGAAACCCATGTGGTCGAGTTCGCGCCGCGCCTGATGGCGGTGCAGGTGGATGAAAGCGGCGGCCGCATCCTGCGCCAGAAAATCGAAGAACTGGGCGTCACTGCGCATACGCAAAAGAACACCCTGGAAATCGTCGACGGCAAAAGCGGCACGCATCGCATGAATTTCGACGACGGCAGCCATCTCGATACCGACATGATCGTATTTTCCGCCGGCATCCGTCCGCGCGACGAGCTGGCGCGCGACAGCGGCCTCAAGGTCGGCGAGCGCGGCGGCATCGTGATCGACAACAGCTGCCGCAGCTCCGATCCGGATATCTATGCGATTGGTGAATGCGCTTTGTGGAACGGCCGCATATTCGGCTTGGTGGCGCCGGGTTACGACATGGCGCGTATCGCTGCCAAGCACATGCTCACGGTTGACGGCAGCACGGCGGTTCCTGAATTCAGCGGCGCCGACATGAGCACCAAGCTCAAGCTGATGGGCGTCGATGTCGCCAGCATCGGCGATCCGCACGGCAAGGAAGCCGGCAGCCGCTCCTACCAGTTCACCGACGAGCGCAAGCAGATCTACAAGAAGATCGTGGTGTCGGAATGCGGCAAATACCTGCTGGGCGGCGTGATGGTGGGCGACGCCAGCGAATACGGCACGCTGCTTCAGATGATGCTCAACCGCATCGAACTGCCGGCCTCGCCCGAGTTCCTGATCCTGCCGCAGGCCGACGGCCAGGCCAGGGTGGGCTTGGGCGTCGATGCCTTACCGGAAACGGCGCAGATCTGTTCTTGCAATAATGTGTCGAAAGGCGACTTGTGCGCGGCGGTGAGCGCCGGCGCCACCAGCATCGGCGCCCTGAAAAGCTGCACCAAGGCCGGCACTTCCTGCGGCGGCTGCGTGGCGCTGGTGACGCAGATCATGAAGTCCGAGATGAAGAAGCAGGGCGTGGCCGTCAACAACCATGTCTGCGAACATTTTCCGTATTCGCGCCAGGAGCTGTTCCACCTGGTGAAGGTGGGCCAGATCAAGACTTTCGGCGCCCTGCTGGAACAGCACGGCAAGGGCCTTGGCTGCGATATCTGCAAGCCGGTGACGGCCAGCATCCTGGCTTCCTGCTGGAACGACTTTGTGCTGAAAAAGGAACACGCCAGCCTGCAGGATTCGAACGACTACTTCCTCGGCAATATCCAGAAAGACGGTACCTATTCGGTGGTGCCGCGCATGGCCGGCGGCGAGGTCACGCCGGACGGCTTGATCGCGGTCGGCCAAGTCGCCAAGAAGTACGGCTTGTACACCAAGATCACCGGCGGCCAGCGGGTCGACCTGTTCGGCGCCCGCGTCGAGCAGCTGCCGCTGATCTGGGAAGAGCTGATCGCGGCCGGCTTCGAATCCGGCCACGCTTACGGCAAGTCGCTGCGCACCGTCAAATCCTGCGTCGGCTCGACCTGGTGCCGCTACGGCGTCGACGACAGCGTCGGCCTGGCGATTGCATTGGAAAACCGCTACAAGGGTTTGCGCGCGCCGCACAAGATCAAGTTCGGCGTCTCCGGCTGCACCCGCGAATGCGCCGAGGCGCAGGGCAAGGACGTCGGCATCATCGCCACCGAAAAAGGCTGGAACCTGTACGTGTGCGGCAACGGCGGCATGAAGCCGCGCCATGCGGAACTGCTGGCATCGGACCTGGACAAGGCGACCTTGATCCAGACCATAGACCGTTTCCTGATGTTCTACATCCGCACTGCCGACCGCCTGCAGCGCACCAGCGTCTGGCGCGACAACCTGGAAGGCGGGCTCGATTACCTGAAACAGGTGGTGGTGGACGACAAGCTGCATATTGCAGCCGAACTGGAAGCCGACATGCAGCACGTGGTCGACACTTACGAATGCGAATGGAAGCACGCGGTGACCGATGCCGAAACGCGCAAGCGCTTCCAGCATTTCGTCAACAGCGAACAGGCCGACAATAACGTGGTATTCATGCAAGAGCGCGGCCAGATCCGTCCGGCCACCATAGAAGAACGCAAGCGCATCAACATCCCGGTTGTCGTGGAAACCGTTTAA
- the nirD gene encoding nitrite reductase small subunit NirD, translating to MHNDQQSSNWIAVCQLDDILPDTGVCALVNGEQVAVFHVVDGEHRVFAIGNYDPNAEAAVLSRGLVGSLGERIVVASPIYKHHFDLQTGECLEAPEHSVNAYPARISEGKVWVAACI from the coding sequence ATGCACAACGACCAACAAAGCAGCAACTGGATCGCCGTTTGTCAGCTGGACGATATCTTGCCGGACACCGGCGTCTGCGCGCTGGTCAACGGCGAGCAGGTTGCCGTGTTCCATGTGGTCGACGGCGAACATCGAGTCTTCGCCATCGGCAACTACGATCCGAACGCCGAAGCGGCGGTATTGTCGCGCGGCCTGGTCGGCAGCCTGGGGGAGCGCATCGTAGTCGCTTCTCCCATCTATAAACACCATTTCGATTTGCAGACCGGCGAATGCCTGGAGGCGCCGGAACATTCCGTGAACGCCTATCCGGCCCGCATCAGCGAGGGCAAGGTGTGGGTAGCCGCATGCATATGA
- a CDS encoding nitrate reductase, with translation MDPVPTFPLLAASQLAGTLTTCPYCGVGCGVRATVRGDGQVDIAGDETHASNAGRLCVKGSALGETVDLDGRLLHPQMRARHGDALQRVSWDAALDKVALGFRSVIEQHGPDAVALYVSGQLLTEDYYIANKLMKGYIGSANIDTNSRLCMSSAVAGHKRAFGADLVPLCYEDLELADLVVLVGSNTAWCHPILFQRIARIRETRPQMKLVVIDPRRTATCELADLHLPLKAGSDVWLFNGLLSFLARHDAADGSFIEAHTNGLEAALETAEAECADLAAVAKTCKLDPQDLLTFYEWFAANEKVVTAFSQGVNQSSSGTDKVNSIINCHLLTGRIGKEGMGPFSITGQPNAMGGREVGGMANMLAAHMDLDNPRHRQTVQDFWQAPRMAQRPGLKALDLFQAIEAGQVKAVWIIATNPVVSLPDADQVQRALAKCELVVMSDIIEKTDTGAFAHVVLPALGWGEKDGTVTSSERRISRQRAFLPAPGEARADWQILCQVAQRMGYAGFDFSAAHQVFDEHARLSSFRNGDAFGQRRVFNLAGLSGLDQAAFDALQPVQWPVVATSAGEKQGTARLFADGRFAHADGKARFIATAPRAPQHAADSDYPLSLNTGRVRDQWHTMTRTGKSPKLADHVPESFVDMHPQDALLYGVREGALARVSSRWGSMVARVQHGGGIARGSIFVPIHWNGQSASDARVGALVNPVVDPVSGEPEFKHTPVLVEEFRVAWYGFVLSRGRPVLDDVTHWTRIQGRRFNRYELAGRSPIADHGAWAADLLGVAIADADWLEYQDASAGIYRAVHVVDDRIEACLFLSPRPDLPSRAWLAGLFVKEQLEDADRIGLLLGQPIAKGADTGPTVCSCFSVGRNTICDAARKQGLTTVAQVTACLKAGGNCGSCVPEIKKLLTEISIVEVV, from the coding sequence ATGGATCCGGTCCCGACGTTTCCCTTGCTTGCGGCCAGCCAGCTGGCCGGCACGCTGACCACTTGTCCCTATTGCGGCGTCGGCTGCGGCGTGCGCGCTACCGTGCGCGGCGACGGCCAGGTCGACATCGCCGGCGATGAAACCCATGCCTCGAATGCGGGCCGCCTGTGCGTCAAGGGTTCGGCGCTGGGCGAAACCGTCGACCTGGACGGCCGCCTGCTGCATCCGCAGATGCGGGCGCGGCACGGCGATGCATTGCAGCGCGTGTCCTGGGATGCGGCGCTGGACAAGGTCGCGCTTGGTTTTCGTTCAGTCATCGAGCAACACGGCCCGGACGCTGTTGCGCTGTACGTCTCGGGCCAGTTGCTGACGGAAGACTATTACATTGCCAATAAACTGATGAAGGGTTACATCGGCAGCGCCAACATCGACACCAATTCACGCCTGTGCATGTCGTCCGCCGTCGCCGGCCACAAGCGTGCTTTCGGCGCCGACCTGGTGCCGCTCTGTTATGAAGACCTGGAACTGGCCGACCTGGTGGTGCTGGTCGGCTCCAACACCGCGTGGTGTCATCCGATCCTGTTCCAGCGCATCGCCAGGATCAGGGAAACGCGGCCGCAGATGAAGCTGGTGGTGATCGATCCGCGCCGCACCGCCACTTGCGAACTGGCCGACCTGCACCTGCCGTTGAAGGCCGGCAGCGATGTCTGGCTGTTCAACGGCCTGCTCAGCTTCCTGGCGCGCCACGATGCCGCCGATGGCAGTTTCATTGAAGCGCATACCAATGGCCTGGAGGCGGCGCTGGAAACCGCCGAGGCCGAATGCGCCGACCTGGCGGCGGTAGCAAAAACCTGCAAACTCGATCCGCAAGACTTGCTGACTTTCTACGAATGGTTCGCGGCGAATGAGAAAGTGGTGACCGCCTTTTCGCAAGGCGTCAATCAATCGTCGTCCGGCACCGATAAGGTCAACAGCATCATCAATTGCCACTTGCTGACCGGGCGCATCGGAAAAGAAGGCATGGGTCCGTTTTCGATCACCGGCCAGCCGAACGCCATGGGCGGCCGCGAGGTGGGTGGCATGGCGAACATGCTGGCCGCGCACATGGACCTGGACAATCCGCGCCACCGGCAGACGGTGCAGGATTTCTGGCAGGCGCCGCGCATGGCGCAGCGGCCCGGGCTGAAGGCGCTGGACCTGTTCCAGGCAATCGAAGCCGGCCAGGTCAAGGCGGTATGGATCATCGCCACCAACCCGGTAGTCAGCCTGCCGGATGCGGACCAGGTGCAGCGCGCGCTGGCCAAGTGCGAGCTGGTGGTGATGTCCGATATCATCGAAAAAACCGACACCGGCGCTTTCGCCCATGTCGTGCTGCCGGCCCTGGGCTGGGGCGAGAAAGATGGCACGGTCACCAGCTCGGAACGCCGCATCTCGCGTCAGCGCGCTTTCCTGCCGGCCCCGGGCGAAGCGCGCGCCGACTGGCAGATCCTGTGCCAGGTGGCGCAGCGCATGGGTTACGCAGGTTTCGATTTCAGCGCAGCGCACCAGGTGTTCGACGAGCACGCGCGCCTTAGTTCCTTCCGCAACGGCGATGCTTTCGGCCAGCGCCGGGTATTTAATCTGGCCGGCCTGAGCGGCCTGGACCAGGCCGCCTTCGATGCCTTGCAGCCGGTGCAATGGCCTGTCGTCGCCACCTCTGCCGGTGAAAAACAGGGTACGGCACGGCTGTTCGCCGATGGCCGTTTTGCCCACGCCGACGGCAAGGCGCGTTTTATCGCTACCGCGCCAAGGGCGCCGCAGCACGCAGCCGACAGCGACTATCCGCTGAGCCTGAATACCGGCCGCGTGCGCGACCAGTGGCACACCATGACGCGCACCGGCAAGTCGCCCAAGCTGGCTGACCATGTGCCGGAATCTTTCGTCGACATGCACCCGCAGGATGCTTTGCTGTATGGCGTGCGAGAAGGCGCGCTGGCGCGCGTGTCCAGCCGCTGGGGATCGATGGTGGCGCGGGTGCAGCATGGCGGCGGCATCGCGCGCGGCAGTATTTTTGTGCCTATCCATTGGAACGGCCAGTCGGCGTCGGACGCGCGGGTGGGAGCGCTGGTCAATCCGGTGGTCGATCCAGTTTCCGGCGAGCCGGAATTCAAGCATACGCCGGTGCTGGTCGAAGAATTCCGCGTGGCCTGGTACGGGTTCGTGCTGAGCCGCGGCCGGCCGGTGCTCGACGACGTCACCCACTGGACCCGGATCCAGGGACGGCGCTTCAACCGTTACGAACTGGCCGGCCGCAGCCCGATCGCCGACCATGGCGCCTGGGCCGCCGACCTGCTGGGCGTTGCTATTGCCGACGCCGACTGGCTGGAATATCAGGACGCCAGCGCCGGCATCTATCGCGCGGTGCATGTGGTGGATGATCGTATCGAGGCTTGTCTGTTCCTGTCGCCGCGGCCGGACCTGCCGTCGCGCGCCTGGCTGGCCGGCCTGTTCGTCAAGGAGCAGCTGGAAGATGCCGACCGGATCGGCCTGCTGCTGGGCCAGCCGATAGCGAAGGGCGCCGATACCGGCCCTACGGTGTGTTCCTGTTTTTCAGTCGGCCGCAATACCATTTGCGATGCGGCGCGCAAGCAGGGCCTGACCACCGTGGCACAGGTCACCGCCTGCCTGAAAGCCGGCGGCAACTGCGGCTCTTGCGTGCCGGAGATTAAAAAGCTGTTGACGGAAATCTCAATTGTAGAAGTGGTATAG